From the genome of Mastacembelus armatus chromosome 5, fMasArm1.2, whole genome shotgun sequence:
aataaacaaaatgacagatttaTGAGATGGTTTCTGACCAATAAACTGTGGTGTAACGAACAATAGACCACTAAAACTAATGTTTAAatcaaaggagaaaaataatCCTCTATCACTGTAAAGATCAGAAATTTTAATAGTCCCTCTCTCATCCCAAAGCTGGAAACAACCACATTCTGTCAGATGTCTCTTTATTGTTTCTGCTTAATCACATACAAAATGAAAGTGCACCCAAAAAGATCAACAAAGCCAAAGATTTTAGTAAAAAGTACATGAATTAGCTCGTATGGTTATTGGAAGACCTGTTGCTCTAATCATATGTGGGAGTATCATGAAATGTTAATTACTGATTGGTGATGGTTTCTCAAGCTGATTGTGAAGAGGACACAGCTTTTCCTACATGTCTCTGCATGTTTCATTAAAGCTGCTGTCTCTGGCTCTCTATATTTTCCTCCATgtgcttcttcttgttcttcagTCGGCGTCTTTGCCCCTGTCTGCTGATTGGCTGTTTTTCCTGCCACCTATAGACGTCATCCAGTAGCACGTTACCTCTGGCAAAGTAGCTGATGGAGGACCACGTGAGGACTGAGCCCGTGTACGGCCTAAAAACACaggttttaaatgtttcttatCTTCTCTTATTCTCTTCTCAGGTtatagacaaaataaaaattccaACATTTTGTACACAAAGAAAATCCAACTGAGGCTCAAAGGAGGCTTCACCTGGCCCAGACTAATTCCCATCTGTATCTTTCAACATTGGGTctatttaaaggtgcagtgtgtaaaatgtgacgCAGCATCAAGTGGTGAAAGGAGACCCAGTAAAAGGCTCACTCCTAAAAGTAAGACAGTACGACAGTTGGGATTTTCCTGTGATTGctcactaatgacaacatatttatgaatactagATTCATTTCTGCTCATAGATGGCTCcacatattacacattgaaaGTTTAAGCCAAATTTGACTACAAAAATTATTACAAGAACAAAACTAAGCAAAACTACAAAAAGTGATCAAATATTTTCTATTATAAATATGCACAggcagtaacacacacacacacacacaggttctTACGTATAAGCACTGGCCATGTAGCTGTAGACTTCATTGTAGGGAAGAGGATAATCCCACACCTGGATGTTGGTCAGCTGACCATCGAAACCTGAAAATTGAATCACTGGGCTCACCTGACCACACATACTGAacgcacaccacacacacacacacacacgtacacaccaACAATAGATTGATAATATTAGAGATGATGATTAATGATGAAGATTTAAGGTGATCACACACAAAATCAATCCCATTGTTGTGGTGTTTGACATTAAATGCACACAGTAACACTGCAGGTGCTAAGGATCCATGTGCACATTTCTGCTTCAGTATTTGAGTTTACACAGAAGCTGCCAAATACGTGTTTCCTCCCTCATAGTGAGTCACatcagagttttttttctctgaattgaGACATTTGTTCTCCCAGATCCAATTAAAATCTGACTATGTGGCCAAAATTTCTTGGTCATATCAGCAGTATACAAAAATTatacaaaagtacaaaagtattagcaGCCAAATACACTTGAAGTAATACATCAAACATCTGGAGTAATGGCTGCCCTGCCACACACTCTCAGGGCCCTCCAGCAGAGGAGGTACTGGAAAACAATTCATGCTTCATTTTCCTGCTGAAAAAAGAAGCTGTAGATGATATAACCTGGATGACAAAGTATTAATCTGTCCTCACCTTCCCGGGCAGCAGCTTCTTGATGCTCATGTATGGGCCCACAAACATCTGGGTCGTGTTCTTCATGGAGTCCACAGTGACGCAGACCCTGGTCCAGATGTCCAACCCAAGGTCTGTAAAGAACCATATGTTCGGGCGGAAAGACTGTGTCATAGAACCGTATTTGCCATAGGACAGCCAATAGGAATTGCTGGAACTGGCTCCCAGGCTGAGAGGAGTTGTGGATGGACTGAGTGTGAAGAATGAGAAACTTTGCACAGACCAGTCGGtgatgtaacacacacacacggacacaccTGCAGGATTCACATGGGGAATGTTGTTTGAttaatgtgactgtgtgtaacAGTCATTTAACACAGCCTTCCTTCATTCGTTCAcccatttattcattcattcattcactcattcatgtCTACCTGGTATTTCCCTGCACTAACTCCCAGTTCCTGCCTATATTTCACAGATCAGTTTTGCCTGAaggacagaaatacagaaattgTTTTTGGGGAGGGGAGCAGAAGGGGGATGGGTTGTTCTTTTGGATTGGATTCTAACTAAAACTGATCACTGTGGGAACAATGTGATGGATTCTGTCCCTGGTCCTTTCCTGCACAAGAATCTAGCCTGTCTTATCCAAAAGCATCAGCTCttacagaaaacacataaaccaaataaaataacagtttttatgttgtttgGTTCTGTAGCTCGCGTTGACCTCGAGTATACGGTGAGGCGGTCGTGTAGGGGTTGGTGGTGGTCCAGtagggggtggaggtggggtgTTGCTTTTTTGGTGAGTAATGGGACGGGTAGAAGGATATTCCTCCTCCGttaaaagacaaagtgaacaTCTTTCCATTTAGATTTAGCCCAGAATGACCTGGGGAATGAAAAGACACCACACAAACAAGTCATCAGCATCATAAACTtataaactttgtttttgtcacacgTTCTATCTTTCattatctttctttttaattgtaTTAGTAGTTTAACAATTACTCCAACACCAAACAGTGTTTTTGCAGCTGGTGGCATTAATTCTAATCTCATGtttcagtttatatttttattatagcatgtttgttttatgtagatttttACATTATTCTGTTTTCCTGTGACTTCATGGAGCTTCTTGTCtttttaatcagaatcagaatcggaatcggttttattgccaggtacagaaaagaacactttacagtactaggaatttggCTTGGTGTCTGGAGCAAGCATATATACAGGAGTATGTacatagttttataataaactagaaagaataataataataataataaaataaaataaatactacatatatacagaaaagtgaagtgAGTGCGTGAAGTGTAGTGCACTTTAagagtgttaaagtgaaaagtgactgactgtagtttgaagggggggggggtcacgTAGGAGTAACTGGTAATCAAATGAGGCACAGGTACTGTCACAcaggtgcatgtgtgcatgtgtgtacctTGTGTGTTACAGAGAAATAACTGATTTTCTGGCCACAtgttttcagcagaaacatTGTGATATCACAGGCAACATAATCATTCACTGGGAAGTGTTTTGGGGATTTAACCTGGTCTCTCCTGAGGGACAGATGTGGCTCTTTAGGggctaaatgctccactgtgcCTCTCACTGTGTCTTAGTGGTCAGTAGGTTTTTCGTTTTGGttttctctgaaacagctgcttcCCACTGCAGCCACAACCCATGAGAGTGACCCAAAAGACTTCATCAGTCACTCACAGTAAAGCTCTGCTGGCGACTCTTTACAAACTATCACACTGTGTTCATATTTGTGAgttatattttcattgtaaaaaaCATTTGGCTGCTCCATAATAGTCGCTTTAAGATTTGAATTTGAGTATGCAGGAACTAAACCTGTTTTGTCGGTTTATCGCTGAAGTTATTACAGAGATGAGGAGGGTGCCATGCAAGTCTTGTTTTTTAAGgtttacttattattattagtttattatttattagctATAACAGACTTGTCGCTTTTTGTTTTTAGGCCTGATAGTTTTCTTGATGTGGCAGCCTGTCTGCTCTGACCTGCAGACCTATGACTGTTTTGGTCCCAGTGCAATGGGGATGAATAGTTATTTACCTGACATTTCCACAGCCTGTTTACAGTCGGTATGAAGAAGAAGACACACAGGAGTGACACTGAAATGAACAGACTTGAATTGTCTTCTAGATGGATAAAGTGAGAACTGTGCatgatttggttttgtttgttaacCTGCATTTATTCAAAACCatctttaaaattacattttctgtgtgtgtgtgtgtgtgtgtgtgtgtgtgtgtgtgtgtacctgttgTCCATTCAGAGGTGGTAGTAGTTGTGGGAGGAGTTGTTGTAGTGTCCCCCAGGGCTGATATGATTCCCAGCACCACAGGAACTAACAGCAGCTTGTTCATCTTGGTCCTCATGTGGCTGCCCAGAGTCTGTGTGTCCTCGCTGTGTTTCCAGGCGTTTGTCCGtctgctgtttgtctgaacAGGCTGCACTGGCGCACTTTCATTTCCTGCCCCTACAGCCACTTTAGGTTTCATTTCTGTGCACAGACCCGCCTCCACCTCTCACTTTCCTGTCACACCGGTTTAACAtttggcagaaaataaaaacaaatgacaggaTTGAATCTGCCCAAAGTTCCTAAAACATATTTCTAAACATATTAGAAGTTATTGTTAATTTGACTATGaattgatttgattaaaagaaCTGATTGATTAAAAGGACATATTCCAGTGTAGTTAGACTAAAATATAACTATAGTATTGTGtttacagaacaacaaatacacTAAATAGACTTTTCTTGGCTGAAGGAGGCTTTGAAACAGACGTGTTGGAAATGGGAAGGGTTGGATTCACACAATCTGTGTTTCTAAGAAACAGTGACCATGTGTTTGACCTTTTCTTTTCACAGGCATATAGAGAAGTCATGCACAGCCAAAATCACAGCAAAGCACAACTAAATTTAACAACTTGCTGATCCAGTAAGTGTCAGTTCCTAAAACCTGCAGTGATAGCGTGAACCTTTTCTATTGGCACAGTTGGATTAATCCATTAGAGGGAAAAATGGGCCGTATttctctgcagtttgttttttagtgtGAGTTTTGTATGAATTTGAGATATAAACTGTTAATTAGCTACAGATGCACAGGATTCCCTGGGTTTCTGGCCTGTTTGATAAATTAACCAACATCTTCATATTTGCTGGACAGATGTGACAGAGAAATAAATGGGATAAAGGttattttcacataaaatataaagacatgctttatatatattatacatcaGCTGTTATGGATGGATTATAATAGATGTTATAGCTGTGAATAAATTGTTTATAATGCccttttaaaggtttaaaaaaaacgatttaataaaagtattaatttatGAATTGTTTCTATACTGTTTTTAGACTTACCACTATGTAGCAGATTATTTTGACACCATGAgtgacacaaaataatgaaatgagacAAACTGAATAGAGACACGCTTGACCAATGAGACTGGTGGATTCAGACAAACCTGGCAACCCTGGGAAAACCGACTGTGTCAGTTTTGCCAACAACAACAATAGGAGGAGACAAAACAAgacttcctgctgcagcctgGAGGAAGACACTGGAGTCtgtaccaaaataaaagtcaaatatcATCACTGTACAAAACCTAGTTCAATATGTACATAAGGCTCCTGTCCTCTTTTGgtttattgttctgtttttctgctgctacaTCACATTCAACCAAATCTCATTA
Proteins encoded in this window:
- the LOC113130417 gene encoding uncharacterized protein LOC113130417, with protein sequence MKPKVAVGAGNESAPVQPVQTNSRRTNAWKHSEDTQTLGSHMRTKMNKLLLVPVVLGIISALGDTTTTPPTTTTTSEWTTGHSGLNLNGKMFTLSFNGGGISFYPSHYSPKKQHPTSTPYWTTTNPYTTASPYTRGVSVCVCYITDWSVQSFSFFTLSPSTTPLSLGASSSNSYWLSYGKYGSMTQSFRPNIWFFTDLGLDIWTRVCVTVDSMKNTTQMFVGPYMSIKKLLPGKYVWSGEPSDSIFRFRWSADQHPGVGLSSSLQ